AAAGTAACAAATATTGATAGATATAATAAGCTCCTAATTGAGATAGTATCACGAGTCAACCTAATtgtgatattattattaaaatatcttttatatacaaagtaacaaatattaatatgaggatgtttttgtcttttcatGCTTTTTAATAAGATAGTACTTGGTGGGTTTGAAATTGAGGAGCATgcatatcaaaatttaactttgtTATTTCAACCAAAGAATTATTTGGTTTTgtatgaattttcttttttctttttgggtatTATGACAAAATCTTAAACTTAGTAtgtttctgttttattttatagaaGTAAAGAATTATGACAAACTTAAACTTGGTATTCTCATTGATGGCCTGTTTATATAAGAGTAGTGGTAATACTTTACACAAGATTACTAGAATAAagtaaaagtaataaaatcaagCAAATAAATGATGCAGTTTTATTTGAAGATAAAGACACAATCAATTAGGAGGAAGGATgatgaaaaagagagaatgaagGAACGATTTAGTTTCCTTCAATAATTTGGTTTGTTCTTGGAAACTTGCAGTGTCAGCAGTGAAGGAAGATGCATGGCAATCGCTTGTTCTTGATTGTGAATTGCCTGTTCTGGTTGAGTTTTGGGCTCCATGGTGTGGACCTTGCCGTATGATACACCCCGTAGTTGACGAGCTGTCAAAGGATTACACTGGGAAGCTCAAATGTTACAAAGTTAACACCGATGAGTGCCCTAACATTGCAACTCAATACGGAATTCGAAGCATTCCGACTGTTATGATCTTTAAGAATGGGGAAAAGAAAGATGCAGTGATTGGTGCTGTTCCCAAATCCACCTTGATAACCTGCATTGAGAGATTCTTGTAGAAGTGGTAAGCAAATATCACTTCTCTTCTCTTCTGTAATTTAAGCTATTTCTAGTAATTTCTAGGTTTGTCAACTTCCAGTAGCACATAGTAAGTGTCACTGTACTAATTTCACATTTGGAGTCTAcaattttaactatattttattttaaaattttatattgatccTAATAAAATTTCGAAATATTGGTATTGTAAAGGAGAAGGATTCATCAGGGGTTGATGAAGGACTTTCCATTAAACATGCATTctaagggtctgtttgtttgccagtaaaatgttttttggaaaatgatttctggaaaacaatttacttttttgaaaaataatttactgaaaatattttctggtgtttggatgaatctatgtaaaatattttttgttgtttggcaaattttttgaaaatatttttcagaaaagttgtttttacatatattaataaatttatatacatattaataaatttttatattttaaattgtttttacatatattgcaatgatttatttataaataaataaatcaaattaaatatataataatactcaattattaagctactgttgacactattttttttgataaaaacgaagtggacttggattttgaaaaacaaaaacgaaCATGGGAGTCACCActaatcttttttgatgagttgtgatcgggtcacctcgaaaaacggttatttttaataaacggtttagatttattaaaacaacgttTTTAGTCtgcgaaatttaaaaaaaaattaggttcgggaatcggttacgcacgaggaggGATTAGtacccttgtaacgcccaaaaattggtacctagtttaattagtgtcttagtgttgaagattgagaactttgaagagttttaaaaaaagtacgatcctaaaaaaactcgaataacaTGGATTGAAATTTAAGACTCTTGTTCCGAAGGGATATCACATCCAGCATTTTAGGACACGATACTTTAAACCATtgaaaccaagatcaccttatggtTTCAAAAACTCATACTTTGAagttttaagaggatatttgacTATTTGGTCAAACGAAAAATCGAAACACAGCACGTTAGGAAACTCTTTCTCGAATTTTTCAAATGTAAaatattgtctttattttaaaattttaaaaggatactcggctatttggtcaaacgagaagacaaaacccagcacgttagggcacgttttctcgaatttctaaatgcaaaatattgcttttattttgaaatttttatttctttgcgtgtttgagTAGAAATTAATGCAATGTTTTAAATGATGTGTGAAAAAAAAGGAGTTACGTTGATAGAGTAATAACAATATGAAAATACGGGTACACAATTCATAATTCGCATGATAGCGATCGCACAATGTACATTATTTTAAAACCCACTAATAGTCGAGCATATGAAATAAAATcacataataacaatataaGATAAATAGTGAAGATTTGAAATGAATAATATGAGATACTCTACATTAACAATAtacatttaatataaataaaacttaggATAATTTGAAATAGACACTTTAAGCAATTCAAAACAAAcactacataaaataattttaaagaaatgttatgtaaataataaaagatctaaaataaataacataaaaataaaaaatatagaaaagataatcaaacaatttaatataagtcataaaattaaaataaagtgcaaGTTGTTAAataggtaaaaaaataaattgaaataaaataataaataaataagttaagagattaaaaaaatgaaacagaTTAAGGACCGTATtggaattgaaataaaaacagtgggagaaatttaaaataaaaaaaaggaatttgGGGTCGATTGAAACACAAGCAAAGGCGCGAGGGCCAAGTGGGGAATTAATCCCTGACCCTTAAGGCGTGTCGTTTTGCGCGGGACCTAATTGAAACGAGTTCAAAATTGCAGTGGTTAAAGTATAAAAAGGGTGAAGACCCAATTGCACTTTACCGCAGAAGCGGGGGGCTAAACATGTAATTAGCCCCTCCCCAacaaaaaacacgcggatcctcaaCATCACTGGGTCGGGTCACGGGTCGAAcgaa
This sequence is a window from Gossypium raimondii isolate GPD5lz chromosome 5, ASM2569854v1, whole genome shotgun sequence. Protein-coding genes within it:
- the LOC105766546 gene encoding uncharacterized protein LOC105766546, whose product is MASVTVAFSPITTAVSAPSSSVSDRRISVRLPGFRGLKSKSTSASVVPLFRSVIREPLICGRGGRVVCEAQETAVDVSAVKEDAWQSLVLDCELPVLVEFWAPWCGPCRMIHPVVDELSKDYTGKLKCYKVNTDECPNIATQYGIRSIPTVMIFKNGEKKDAVIGAVPKSTLITCIERFL